One Ananas comosus cultivar F153 linkage group 1, ASM154086v1, whole genome shotgun sequence DNA window includes the following coding sequences:
- the LOC109718138 gene encoding G-type lectin S-receptor-like serine/threonine-protein kinase At1g11330 isoform X1, whose protein sequence is MHTPPNSAVFPSLLLISLFCLPLFRPGSANFPLNQISGSTGNFTANSTYESNLRRLLSGNSEQVIKWDVLANKTPPATPSSLATRDSGPGKRELRTIVIATCLTALFSCSLLCLMCIKRQRRAGKAKLYSTRPTFAFDIDEVIKPWKSEESNSEFKLFDFVSVANSTNNFSIENKLGEGGFGPVYKGQLSDGLEIAVKRLSAHSGQGLLEFKNEVQLIAKLQHRNLVRLLGCCIQEEEKILVYEFMPNKSLDFFLFDQIRGALLEWQKRFTIIEGIAEGLLYLHKHSRLRVIHRDLKASNILLDCEMNPKISDFGLARIFSSNETQANTNRVVGTYGYMSPEYASEGLFSVKSDVFSFGVLLLEIVSGKRNAGCHQYGNHLNLLGYAWEVWKEGKWFELIDPLLHDSRETYEISRCIHVALMCVQENAADRPTMSDVIVMLSHDSMSLPDPKQPAYFNVRIMDEAEMASNFIVPITVNEITITDIEGR, encoded by the exons ATGCATACCCCTCCCAACTCCGCCGTCTTCCCCTCTCTACTTCTCATCTCACTATTCTGCCTTCCCCTCTTCCGGCCCGGCAGCGCCAATTTCCCACTCAATCAAATCAGCGGGAGCACCGGCAACTTCACCGCCAACAGCACCTACGAATCAAACCTCCGCCGGCTCCTCTCCGGCAACTCCGAGCAGGTTATCAAGTGGGATGTCTTAGCAAATAAAACGCCACCAGCAACCCCGTCTTCCCTAGCAACTAGAGATTCGG GGCCAGGGAAACGTGAGCTTCGCACTATTGTTATAGCTACATGTCTCACGGCACTCTTTTCTTGCTCCCTCCTATGTCTTATGTGTATCAAAAGGCAAAGGCGCGCCG GGAAGGCGAAGTTGTATAGCACTCGGCCAACTTTTGCTTTTGATATTGATGAAGTAATTAAGCCTTGGAAGAGTGAAGAAAGCAACTccgaatttaaattatttgattttgtttCCGTAGCAAACTCCACGAACAATTTTTCCATTGAAAACAAACTTGGTGAGGGTGGATTTGGGCCCGTTTACAAG GGTCAATTATCAGATGGGCTTGAAATAGCAGTAAAGAGACTCTCTGCGCATTCAGGCCAAGGTCTACTAGAATTCAAGAATGAGGTTCAACTTATAGCAAAACTTCAACATCGAAATCTCGTACGGCTACTAGGCTGCTGCattcaagaagaagagaaaatattAGTCTATGAATTTATGCCGAATAAAAGCTTGGATTTCTTCCTCTTTG ATCAAATAAGAGGAGCACTATTAGAGTGGCAAAAGCGCTTTACTATTATTGAAGGGATAGCAGAAGGACTTCTTTATCTTCACAAGCACTCGAGACTGCGAGTTATCCATAGAGATCTAAAGGCAAGCAATATTCTCTTGGATTGCGAGATGAATCCTAAGATATCTGATTTTGGCTTAGCTAGAATCTTTAGTTCCAATGAAACTCAAGCAAACACAAACAGGGTTGTTGGTACATA TGGTTACATGTCTCCTGAATATGCTTCTGAGGGTCTTTTCTCGGTCAAGTCTGATGTCTTTAGTTTTGGCGTCTTACTTCTCGAGATCGTAAGTGGAAAGAGAAATGCTGGTTGCCACCAATATGGGAATCATCTTAACCTCCTCGGATAT GCTTGGGAGGTTTGGAAAGAGGGAAAATGGTTTGAGCTCATTGATCCATTACTACATGATAGTCGTGAAACATATGAGATATCGAGGTGCATTCATGTGGCACTAATGTGTGTTCAAGAGAACGCAGCTGATCGACCCACTATGTCAGATGTGATTGTGATGCTAAGCCATGATAGTATGAGCCTACCAGATCCAAAGCAACCGGCTTACTTCAATGTGAGAATCATGGACGAAGCAGAGATGGCATCCAATTTCATCGTGCCTATCACTGTAAATGAGATTACTATTACTGATATAGAAGGACGATAA
- the LOC109718138 gene encoding G-type lectin S-receptor-like serine/threonine-protein kinase At1g11330 isoform X2, which produces MHTPPNSAVFPSLLLISLFCLPLFRPGSANFPLNQISGSTGNFTANSTYESNLRRLLSGNSEQVIKWDVLANKTPPATPSSLATRDSGKAKLYSTRPTFAFDIDEVIKPWKSEESNSEFKLFDFVSVANSTNNFSIENKLGEGGFGPVYKGQLSDGLEIAVKRLSAHSGQGLLEFKNEVQLIAKLQHRNLVRLLGCCIQEEEKILVYEFMPNKSLDFFLFDQIRGALLEWQKRFTIIEGIAEGLLYLHKHSRLRVIHRDLKASNILLDCEMNPKISDFGLARIFSSNETQANTNRVVGTYGYMSPEYASEGLFSVKSDVFSFGVLLLEIVSGKRNAGCHQYGNHLNLLGYAWEVWKEGKWFELIDPLLHDSRETYEISRCIHVALMCVQENAADRPTMSDVIVMLSHDSMSLPDPKQPAYFNVRIMDEAEMASNFIVPITVNEITITDIEGR; this is translated from the exons ATGCATACCCCTCCCAACTCCGCCGTCTTCCCCTCTCTACTTCTCATCTCACTATTCTGCCTTCCCCTCTTCCGGCCCGGCAGCGCCAATTTCCCACTCAATCAAATCAGCGGGAGCACCGGCAACTTCACCGCCAACAGCACCTACGAATCAAACCTCCGCCGGCTCCTCTCCGGCAACTCCGAGCAGGTTATCAAGTGGGATGTCTTAGCAAATAAAACGCCACCAGCAACCCCGTCTTCCCTAGCAACTAGAGATTCGG GGAAGGCGAAGTTGTATAGCACTCGGCCAACTTTTGCTTTTGATATTGATGAAGTAATTAAGCCTTGGAAGAGTGAAGAAAGCAACTccgaatttaaattatttgattttgtttCCGTAGCAAACTCCACGAACAATTTTTCCATTGAAAACAAACTTGGTGAGGGTGGATTTGGGCCCGTTTACAAG GGTCAATTATCAGATGGGCTTGAAATAGCAGTAAAGAGACTCTCTGCGCATTCAGGCCAAGGTCTACTAGAATTCAAGAATGAGGTTCAACTTATAGCAAAACTTCAACATCGAAATCTCGTACGGCTACTAGGCTGCTGCattcaagaagaagagaaaatattAGTCTATGAATTTATGCCGAATAAAAGCTTGGATTTCTTCCTCTTTG ATCAAATAAGAGGAGCACTATTAGAGTGGCAAAAGCGCTTTACTATTATTGAAGGGATAGCAGAAGGACTTCTTTATCTTCACAAGCACTCGAGACTGCGAGTTATCCATAGAGATCTAAAGGCAAGCAATATTCTCTTGGATTGCGAGATGAATCCTAAGATATCTGATTTTGGCTTAGCTAGAATCTTTAGTTCCAATGAAACTCAAGCAAACACAAACAGGGTTGTTGGTACATA TGGTTACATGTCTCCTGAATATGCTTCTGAGGGTCTTTTCTCGGTCAAGTCTGATGTCTTTAGTTTTGGCGTCTTACTTCTCGAGATCGTAAGTGGAAAGAGAAATGCTGGTTGCCACCAATATGGGAATCATCTTAACCTCCTCGGATAT GCTTGGGAGGTTTGGAAAGAGGGAAAATGGTTTGAGCTCATTGATCCATTACTACATGATAGTCGTGAAACATATGAGATATCGAGGTGCATTCATGTGGCACTAATGTGTGTTCAAGAGAACGCAGCTGATCGACCCACTATGTCAGATGTGATTGTGATGCTAAGCCATGATAGTATGAGCCTACCAGATCCAAAGCAACCGGCTTACTTCAATGTGAGAATCATGGACGAAGCAGAGATGGCATCCAATTTCATCGTGCCTATCACTGTAAATGAGATTACTATTACTGATATAGAAGGACGATAA